A part of Melittangium boletus DSM 14713 genomic DNA contains:
- a CDS encoding universal stress protein has translation MSTPSRILVPVDLMEGSQAIVDYAVALAQPFNARLEVLHAWEPPQYVAPDLLVAAPGWNPQPLEKMALETARESLQKFMASIHSASAVTQRMEVGEPASAILRVAESGGFDLIIMGTHGRRGLPRLLMGSVAHKVISRAHCPVLTLRVPEAK, from the coding sequence ATGTCCACGCCATCCCGCATCCTCGTGCCGGTGGATTTGATGGAAGGGTCGCAGGCGATCGTCGACTACGCGGTCGCGCTCGCCCAGCCATTCAACGCCAGGCTCGAGGTGCTGCATGCCTGGGAGCCGCCCCAGTACGTGGCGCCGGATCTCCTCGTGGCCGCGCCGGGATGGAACCCCCAGCCCCTGGAGAAGATGGCGCTCGAGACGGCGCGCGAGTCCCTCCAGAAGTTCATGGCGAGCATCCACAGCGCGAGCGCCGTCACCCAGCGCATGGAGGTGGGCGAGCCCGCCTCGGCCATCCTCCGGGTGGCCGAGAGCGGTGGGTTCGACCTCATCATCATGGGCACCCATGGGCGCCGGGGTCTGCCCCGCCTGCTCATGGGCAGCGTGGCGCACAAGGTCATCTCCCGGGCGCACTGCCCCGTGCTCACCCTGCGCGTGCCCGAGGCGAAGTAG
- a CDS encoding lysophospholipid acyltransferase family protein: MNNVNNALLSMYAWAETGLVALTGFCIQAPLVVTWPFDRRKVVTGRLFRLIGATAARLNPFWKFAVHGNPVPPGPRTVVVSNHESNADCFLISYLPWEMKWLGKDSLFKIPVVGWSMWLAGDIPVRRGEKDSAQQAMAQCARWLDKGMPIMIFPEGTRSKTDELLPFKDGAFRLAIETGADVLPMAVSGTRRALPKHSWRFATSRGLVTVGTPISTKGMTLEDVGRLKDMAREQILALRATLKPLTGVEDTPPGDEASAASSS, from the coding sequence ATGAACAACGTGAACAACGCGCTGCTCTCCATGTATGCGTGGGCGGAAACCGGTCTCGTGGCGTTGACGGGCTTCTGCATCCAGGCGCCGCTCGTCGTCACCTGGCCCTTCGACCGGCGCAAGGTGGTGACGGGGCGGCTCTTCCGGCTCATCGGAGCCACCGCCGCCCGGCTCAACCCCTTCTGGAAGTTCGCCGTGCATGGCAATCCCGTGCCGCCCGGGCCCCGCACCGTGGTGGTGAGCAACCACGAGTCCAACGCGGACTGCTTCCTCATCTCCTACCTGCCGTGGGAGATGAAGTGGCTGGGCAAGGACTCCCTCTTCAAGATTCCCGTGGTGGGCTGGAGCATGTGGCTCGCCGGGGACATCCCCGTGCGCCGGGGCGAGAAGGACTCGGCCCAGCAGGCCATGGCCCAGTGCGCCCGCTGGCTCGACAAGGGCATGCCCATCATGATCTTCCCCGAGGGCACGCGCTCGAAGACGGACGAGCTGCTGCCCTTCAAGGATGGCGCCTTCCGCCTGGCCATCGAGACGGGCGCGGATGTGCTCCCCATGGCGGTGAGCGGCACGCGCCGGGCCCTGCCCAAGCACTCCTGGCGCTTCGCCACGTCGCGCGGCCTGGTGACCGTGGGCACGCCCATCTCCACGAAGGGCATGACGCTCGAGGACGTGGGACGGCTCAAGGACATGGCCCGCGAGCAGATCCTCGCCCTGCGCGCCACCCTCAAGCCGCTCACGGGCGTGGAGGACACGCCGCCCGGCGACGAGGCCTCCGCGGCCAGTTCCTCCTAG
- a CDS encoding SDR family NAD(P)-dependent oxidoreductase has product MRPPIDSGTVLITGASSGVGREIARQLAFRARTLVLVARSEERLETLRDELHARNPTLGVVVEQCDLAQPEDVDALLDSLRRNLVHVDVLVNSAGLGDYSLYERESWSRIHQMMRVNVTAPLLLTHRLVRHMVARKRGGILNVGAAGGNSFAPGMAVYCASRRFLDGFTESLRLELLGTGVVVTQVSPAAVDTRVDEQSGAEDQVAPPPAWMRISAARCASEAIAAFERGVPRVHPGLTHRWMTRLNSILPRRAKRAAGLVAARRLRQGEPVLEPVHPHLGWGLLLAGVSEER; this is encoded by the coding sequence ATGCGACCACCCATCGATTCTGGCACCGTGCTCATCACGGGGGCGTCCTCGGGCGTTGGGCGGGAGATCGCCCGCCAGCTCGCCTTCCGGGCCCGTACGCTGGTGCTCGTCGCCCGGAGCGAGGAGCGCCTGGAGACGCTGCGGGACGAGCTGCACGCGCGCAATCCCACGCTGGGCGTGGTGGTGGAGCAGTGCGACCTGGCCCAGCCCGAGGACGTGGACGCGCTGTTGGACTCGCTGCGCCGCAACCTCGTCCATGTGGACGTGCTGGTGAACAGCGCGGGGTTGGGGGACTACAGCTTGTACGAGCGCGAGAGCTGGTCGCGCATCCATCAGATGATGCGGGTGAACGTGACGGCCCCTCTGTTGCTCACCCACCGGCTGGTGCGGCACATGGTGGCGCGCAAGCGCGGCGGCATCCTCAACGTCGGCGCCGCGGGTGGTAACTCCTTTGCTCCGGGGATGGCGGTCTACTGCGCCAGCCGCCGCTTCCTGGATGGCTTCACCGAGTCGCTGCGGCTGGAGTTGCTGGGGACCGGGGTGGTGGTGACGCAGGTGTCCCCCGCGGCGGTGGACACCCGGGTGGACGAGCAATCGGGCGCGGAGGATCAGGTGGCTCCGCCGCCGGCGTGGATGCGCATCTCCGCGGCCCGGTGCGCGTCCGAGGCGATCGCCGCCTTCGAGCGCGGAGTGCCCCGGGTGCATCCGGGCCTGACGCACCGGTGGATGACGCGGCTGAACTCCATCTTGCCCCGGAGGGCGAAGCGGGCGGCGGGGCTCGTGGCGGCGCGGCGGCTGCGCCAGGGCGAGCCCGTGCTGGAGCCCGTGCACCCCCATCTGGGCTGGGGCCTGTTGCTCGCCGGCGTCTCCGAGGAGCGCTAG